In Aedes albopictus strain Foshan chromosome 3, AalbF5, whole genome shotgun sequence, the following are encoded in one genomic region:
- the LOC109418270 gene encoding rab3 GTPase-activating protein non-catalytic subunit, with amino-acid sequence MSCEVKLLANVDDLREVQEQFGLSSEENWLNAVSYSLSPAGDILAFGHGSILIILTSKWDRQRQLSVFRIAWKGAIDDPNCLITSVLCTPIVGQGNSSTSVVDFSFIVVGLDSGQVLFYGENGTLIHAQLFHQEPVQAIKAQSGKHINEELYVFHPSCVVIVQGAQLFPLLRSLKQQIGRYGLGSPRVNEAQEVIACRKWNYGKNMTVQDSVVVGLQKTCTFDHLLTASLEGGFFAKYRHAPPQNSLIVAAGMKPYIGFHYAKEGFTQPVLADVARAVASKIKSALPSWFGGSSTSQAPAEPQLPPSEPLICRFGLCDIQRNAFSVWLAPNYTLAAVADSLGRIVLVDCMKGIALRIWKGYRDAQCGFVEVTEKVAKDAVTKQDRRKAMFLVIYAPRRSVLEVWSLQNGPKVAAFSAAKNGQLVYNTHSFMGVSAGSSKVKYTGHGCTFFDPSDNSLKEISIPFHCALSDSKSKTAKDLHLLKRLKICLKAGDGSEAEELEEMVEMCKSFETDEIKQQCVEMLVKHKKIKAKLFRSAVEVFGRFDEDEEVQELEHDGRRKHLKVICENYRKLTLFYLFLVGELSVEDLVNKCPKEPEISSEEDKCPEEQITDDQTDSVDDQSQLDIKDIEPTASKLNLDENVKLSELELASIGKLIELLAMNSSSEGTSTTRVTFEETTAKSNTFQEYISYFNVSNEGLILLKDDSGHLHSSLGRIIFEDIYQSNGARLTGFVTAASTSGLMYDDLLKLFLAYWLRIPFVYKDIAELAEDLNKFNKVLRRICSLVEERIRFENNTICLWWQNAREYLLESPCALRGLLAAILCRNEALKYEEHSDEDDYQFEEVSQEACQWTLLIGKLDDVSVLGAILAENLKCLNPKHPCLKYQKPDVSLKEILKGGQGIVAEIVAKWVGATGIDPEKLVIEVPEEAVEDENAGVQEPAATEKKERKRLELLKQNLIETSEYGGSSDSELDPVLYNLSILRQHFPFSLDSGTLLSHLAWEYICDWSKNMSNIDLLSAGLACLKAIPRLQYSMKHGLCCMIWNAHLKIPLEATKKLVNKVGRLPKEKLCLQDIGISDALVPQYLENCLEFFDHFSNSIDHDKLELKFEELLQDGPIPLTALAVQQNSANMALLKLHHELTTVLLILTSFNVKYQKPIQQFYDGMANQSFFAEINRQLAYSLPKADLLLKRVRFEFLCKTITATMDLIREDMENVFYTDHIAWMERIEQLAEVWEISVTELKKHQIVELYAHGWDTYAEELLENIVPDQALGNLLLAIAGRRLTMHTKANPRIWGQVAAVGPLLTDYLDTLISSENQGPQLRFAEGNEASTASGDISIDKLARLVERTFRSLSTPSAIPPSSSQGSNGSSNSIGTSSSSASSLQNVTGSKSSSSRSSGAKTKELRIAGLLFDACATIRELSITGIDARKRYRQTDGNDDDDNDDTAAAATAGNKPSESSRRGKLLKF; translated from the exons AGGAAAACTGGCTCAACGCCGTGTCATACTCGCTCTCCCCGGCCGGTGACATCCTCGCGTTCGGTCACGGTTCGATCCTGATCATCCTCACGTCCAAATGGGACCGCCAGCGGCAGCTCAGTGTCTTCAGGATCGCCTGGAAGGGTGCGATCGACGATCCGAACTGTCTGATCACAAGTGTCCTCTGCACGCCGATCGTCGGCCAGGGCAATTCGTCGACCAGTGTGGTAGATTTCAGTTTCATTGTAGTGGGGTTGGATAGTGGGCAAGTGTTGTTTTATGGCGAGAATGGGACGTTGATCCACGCGCAGCTGTTCCACCAGGAACCGGTGCAAGCGATCAAGGCACAGAGTGGGAAACATATCAACGAAGAGCTGTACGTGTTTCATCCGTCGTGTGTAGTGATCGTGCAGGGTGCGCAGCTGTTCCCTTTGTTGAGAAGCCTGAAGCAGCAAATCGGGCGGTATGGGTTGGGGAGTCCGCGAGTGAACGAAGCGCAGGAAGTGATCGCGTGTCGTAAGTGGAACTATGGGAAGAATATGACCGTGCAGGATAGTGTTGTGGTGGGGCTGCAGAAAACCTGCACGTTCGATCACCTGTTGACGGCTAGTCTGGAGGGTGGGTTCTTTGCGAAGTATCGACATGCTCCGCCGCAGAATTCGTTGATCGTGGCGGCCGGCATGAAGCCTTACATAGGGTTTCACTACGCTAAGGAGGGGTTCACGCAGCCTGTATTGGCAGATGTGGCGAGGGCCGTGGCAAGCAAGATCAAATCAGCACTACC GTCCTGGTTTGGTGGATCGTCAACTTCGCAAGCTCCCGCAGAGCCACAGCTGCCGCCTTCGGAACCGTTGATCTGCCGCTTTGGGCTTTGTGATATTCAGCGAAACGCTTTCTCCGTTTGGTTAGCTCCAAACTACACCCTGGCAGCCGTGGCGGACAGCTTGGGCCGAATAGTTCTGGTGGATTGCATGAAGGGGATCGCGTTAAGGATTTGGAAGGGTTATCGGGATGCGCAGTGCGGGTTTGTCGAAGTCACTGAAAAGGTCGCTAAGGATGCGGTAACGAAGCAGGATCGACGGAAAGCAATGTTCTTGGTGATCTACGCCCCACGGCGGTCGGTATTGGAAGTGTGGTCGTTGCAGAACGGTCCCAAGGTAGCCGCGTTCTCTGCTGCTAAGAATGGTCAATTGGTGTACAATACGCACAGTTTTATGGGGGTGAGTGCGGGAAGTAGTAAGGTGAAGTACACTGGGCATGGATGTACATTTTTCGATCCAAGTGACAACTCGTTGAAAGAAATCAGTATTCCGTTTCATTGTGCGCTCAGTGATTCCAAGTCGAAGACTGCCAAAGATCTGCATTTGTTGAAGAGGTTGAAGATCTGTTTGAAAGCGGGAGATGGGAGTGAAGCCGAAGAGCTCGAAGAGATGGTAGAAATGTGCAAAAGCTTTGAAACCGATGAGATTAAGCAGCAGTGCGTCGAGATGCTTGTGAAACACAAGAAGATCAAGGCAAAGCTGTTCCGTAGTGCTGTAGAAGTATTTGGGAGATTCGATGAAGACGAAGAAGTTCAGGAACTTGAGCATGACGGTAGACGTAAGCATTTGAAGGTGATCTGCGAGAATTATCGGAAACTGACACTGTTCTACTTGTTCTTGGTGGGAGAGTTATCTGTCGAAGATCTAGTCAACAAGTGTCCTAAGGAGCCGGAGATAAGCAGTGAAGAAGACAAATGTCCTGAAGAGCAGATTACAGATGACCAGACAGATTCCGTTGATGATCAGTCACAGCTGGACATAAAGGATATCGAGCCAACGGCTTCCAAACTCAACTTGGATGAAAACGTGAAGCTATCCGAGCTGGAGTTGGCTTCGATTGGGAAACTTATCGAACTGCTCGCAATGAATAGCTCTTCGGAAGGTACTTCGACAACTCGGGTCACCTTCGAGGAAACGACCGCCAAAAGCAATACCTTCCAGGAATACATATCGTACTTCAATGTGTCTAACGAAGGCTTGATTCTGCTCAAGGACGACTCCGGCCATTTACACAGCTCTCTGGGTAGAATCATCTTTGAAGATATTTACCAGAGTAACGGCGCTAGGTTAACAGGTTTCGTTACCGCTGCAAGTACATCCGGCTTGATGTACGATGACCTTTTGAAGCTGTTCCTCGCGTACTGGCTTCGCATTCCCTTTGTGTATAAAGATATAGCAGAACTCGCTGAAGAtctgaacaagttcaacaaagttcttcgcCGGATTTGTTCCCTTGTGGAAGAGCGAATACGCTTTGAAAACAACACCATCTGcctttggtggcaaaatgctcgAGAATACCTATTGGAGTCGCCTTGCGCGTTGCGTGGATTACTGGCAGCGATCTTGTGCCGTAACGAAGCGTTGAAATACGAGGAGCACAGTGATGAGGATGATTACCAGTTCGAAGAGGTATCCCAGGAAGCATGTCAGTGGACACTGCTGATCGGGAAACTCGATGACGTATCCGTACTGGGAGCGATCCTTGCAGAAAACCTGAAATGCTTGAACCCAAAGCATCCATGTTTGAAGTATCAAAAACCAGACGTTAGCTTGAAGGAGATTCTGAAGGGAGGACAGGGAATCGTAGCGGAGATTGTTGCCAAGTGGGTTGGTGCTACTGGAATCGATCCGGAGAAACTTGTGATTGAAGTCCCGGAGGAAGCAGTTGAAGACGAGAATGCCGGTGTTCAGGAACCTGCGGCTACCGAAAAAAAGGAACGAAAACGTTTGGAGTTGCTCAAACAGAACCTTATCGAAACGAGTGAGTATGGAGGAAGTAGCGACTCAGAATTAGATCCCGTACTTTACAACCTGAGTATTCTTCGACAACACTTCCCGTTCAGTTTGGACAGCGGAACTCTACTAAGTCATCTCGCTTGGGAGTACATCTGCGATTGGAGCAAAAATATGTCCAATATTGACCTACTCTCTGCCGGGTTAGCATGTCTTAAAGCAATCCCCCGTCTGCAATACTCCATGAAACATGGCCTATGCTGTATGATCTGGAATGCTCACCTCAAAATCCCCCTGGAAGCTACGAAAAAGCTCGTTAACAAGGTTGGTCGTCTCCCGAAAGAAAAGCTCTGCCTCCAGGACATTGGGATATCGGACGCCTTGGTGCCGCAGTATCTGGAGAACTGCCTCGAGTTCTTCGATCATTTCAGTAACTCCATTGACCACGACAAGCTGGAATTAAAGTTCGAGGAACTGCTTCAAGATGGCCCTATTCCGCTAACAGCCCTGGCGGTTCAACAAAATTCAGCCAACATGGCGCTTCTGAAACTACATCACGAACTAACAACCGTACTGCTCATTCTGACGTCGTTCAACGTCAAATACCAAAAACCGATCCAGCAGTTCTACGACGGCATGGCCAACCAGTCGTTCTTCGCCGAGATCAACCGGCAGTTGGCGTACAGTTTGCCGAAGGCGGATCTCCTGTTGAAGCGGGTACGGTTTGAGTTTCTCTGCAAAACCATCACGGCAACGATGGATCTTATTCGAGAGGACATGGAAAACGTGTTCTACACCGATCACATCGCGTGGATGGAGAGGATCGAGCAGTTGGCCGAAGTGTGGGAGATCAGCGTGACGGAACTGAAGAAACATCAG ATCGTTGAACTGTACGCCCACGGTTGGGACACGTACGCCGAGGAGCTGCTGGAGAACATCGTCCCGGACCAGGCGCTCGGCAATCTGCTGCTGGCAATCGCCGGCCGCCGTCTAACCATGCACACCAAGGCCAATCCGCGCATCTGGGGCCAGGTGGCTGCCGTGGGACCGCTGTTGACCGACTATCTGGACACACTC ATTTCATCGGAAAATCAAGGCCCACAGTTGCGATTCGCCGAGGGTAACGAAGCCAGCACCGCATCCGGAGACATTTCCATTGACAAGCTCGCCCGCCTGGTGGAGCGAACGTTTCGCAGTTTGAGTACGCCCAGCGCCATCCCACCCTCGTCGTCGCAGGGTAGCAACGGAAGTAGCAATAGTATCGGCACTTCGTCGTCATCCGCCTCGTCGTTGCAAAATGTCACCGGCAgcaagagcagcagcagcagaagcagtgGTGCAAAAACGAAAGAACTGCGAATCGCCGGGCTACTGTTCGATGCTTGCGCTACCATTAGGGAATTGAG CATAACCGGAATCGACGCGCGGAAACGGTATCGACAAACTGACGGCAACGATGATGACGACAATGACGatactgcagcagcagcaacagcaggtaACAAGCCATCAGAATCCAGCAGACGCGGAAAGTTGTTAAAGTTTTAA